Below is a window of Candidatus Paceibacterota bacterium DNA.
CTTATATGGATCGTCTGGGTTTCCAAGCGCGGCAACAATATATGGCATGGCGGTATTGTACAGCTAAATCGGTAAAAAGAGTGGATAAGTACCCTATTTTAGGTAGCTTGTATTTGGGTAAAATCTGTGGTACAATTGCGCCATGGAAAAGACCACGAATTGGCTTTTTGAGCTTATAAAGAGCGCTATTTTCGCAATTATCCTCGTTGCTATTGTTCGAATGTTCATTGCACAACCGTTTGTGGTTAGTGGTCAATCAATGGAACCTACATTTGTAGAGCACGAGTACATGATTGTTGACCAACTGTCATACAAACTATCAGATCCCAAGCGTGGTGATGTGATCGTATTTAAGTACCCAAAGGAGCCTTCTACGTACTACATTAAGCGCATCATTGGCCTTCCAGGTGAGACAGTATCTATGACAAATGGTGTAGTAGTCATCACCCCTGTTGAAGGCAAAGCATTTACACTTCCCGAAGAATATATCGTAAATAAAGACCTACGTGAGGTAGAGCAAAAGGCAACCCTTGGCGAAGGTGAATACTTTGTCCTGGGAGATAACCGACCAGTGAGTTCTGACTCACGTATCTGGGGAGTGCTCCCAAAAGATAACATCATTGGAAAGCCATTCGTAAGTGTATATCCATTTTCGAAACTTGATATCTACCCCGGGAGCGAACGATACTCGAATTAATTTCTAGAAACCAAAATTACATATATGCAGTCAAAATCTTCCGTACGCGGCAAGAACACTCGTTCAAGCGGCAAAAAAACAACCAAACCTCAGAGCAAAAATCCTGTCGCACGAGCGCTAGAATTTTTCGGTTTCACTGAACTGAACTTTGCTGGATCAAAA
It encodes the following:
- the lepB gene encoding signal peptidase I, with amino-acid sequence MEKTTNWLFELIKSAIFAIILVAIVRMFIAQPFVVSGQSMEPTFVEHEYMIVDQLSYKLSDPKRGDVIVFKYPKEPSTYYIKRIIGLPGETVSMTNGVVVITPVEGKAFTLPEEYIVNKDLREVEQKATLGEGEYFVLGDNRPVSSDSRIWGVLPKDNIIGKPFVSVYPFSKLDIYPGSERYSN